The Halomonas qaidamensis genome includes the window TGGCACACCGGCTCCATGACTCGGCGCAGCCACGTATTAAATGCCCTGGAGCCAGACGCTGTGGCCAGTCTTTCCCCAGGCGAGTTAAATCGCTTAGGCGTTGTACCAGGAGAAAAGCTGACGATCACAACGCGACGCGGCACGATTACGCTAACCGCCAGAATGGACTCAAAAATTCCTGATGGCATGGTGTTTGTGCCGTTCGCTTATGCAGAGGCGGCAGCCAACCTGCTGACCAACCCAGCGCTTGATCCCTACGGCAAAATACCGGAGTTCAAATACGCGGCGTGTCGGTTAGCACCTCTAGTGAGCTCCTAGTTAGTACCCTCTAAATAAAATGTGAATGCGTCATACGCCCCTTGTCCCTGCAAGTGGTGCCTGGGTTGGGGTATCATCTCTGCAAAGTGGTTTGATTCATGTGATGGAGTAAGCGGGGCGATGGCACAAGTGCAGGCAGTGCAACGTGTGTTGATGATCGATAATTACGACAGCTTCACGTTCAATATCGTCCAGTACCTCGGCGAGCTGGGAGCCGAGGTGGTGACCTACCGTAATGATGAGCTTACCCTTGAACAAATTGACGCCTTAGCGCCTACCCATTTAGTTATTTCACCAGGGCCATGCACCCCTAATGAAGCGGGAGTATCGCTGGCAGCGATTGCTCACTTTGCGGGTAAGTTGCCTATTTTGGGCGTTTGTCTTGGGCATCAGGCGATTGGCCAGGTTTACGGTGGTAGGGTAGTGCGTGCACCCCAGGTGATGCATGGCAAAACGTCTGCTGTTGTGCACGGTGGGCAAGGGGTATTTAACGGGCTTGAAAACCCGCTAGAAGTGACCCGTTACCACTCGTTAGTGGTAGATAAAGCAAGCTTGCCGGAGTGTTTTGAAGTCACCGCCTGGACCGCAGACGATGATGTTACGCCAGGGCTGATAATGGGCTTTCGTCATCGTACCCTGGATGTTGAAGGGGTACAGTTTCATCCTGAGTCGATTCTCACGCGCCAAGGCCATGCGTTATTGGCCAATTTTTTAACACGCGGCTAACTGCCAAATTTATACGCTTTAGGGGCTTTTCTGTTCATGCAAATGCGAGATGCAATTAATGCGGTAATGCGCCGCGAAGACCTCTCTTTCGATGCAATGCACGCGCTAATGCGCCAGATCATGACCGGCGAAGCCTCCGATGCGCAAATTGGTGGCCTGCTGGTGGGGCTGGCCATGAAAGGCGAGAGCGCCGAGGAAATTAGCGCGGCGGCCCAGGTTATGCGCGAGCTAATGAAGCGGGTAGAGCTACATACCGATAACGTAGTAGATATTGTCGGTACCGGCGGTGATGGTGCGAACCTGTTTAACGTTTCTACGGCGGCTAGCTTTGTGGCGGCCGCTGGGGGCGCTCATGTGGCTAAGCATGGTAACCGCAGCGTTTCTTCATCCTCGGGCAGTGCAGACCTTTTCGATATCGCCGGTATTTACCTTGATCTCAAACCTGAGCAAGTGGCGCGCTGTATTGAGCAGGTCGGTGTGGGCTTTATGTTTGCCCCCAACCATCACCCGGCCATGCGCTACGCTATTGGTCCGCGCCGGGAGATGGGCGTGCGCACGCTGTTTAACATCCTTGGCCCTTTAACTAATCCTGCCGGAGCACCTAATCAAGTGCTGGGCGTGTACTCGCTTGAGCTAGTGCCGTTAATGGCGGAAGTGCTTCGAAAGCTTGGCAGTCGTCACGTGCTGGTGGTGCACTCTGAAGATGGTTTAGATGAGATTTCGTTGGCTGCACCCACGCGGGTGGCTGAACTGAAAGATGGCAACATTACTGAATACACCATTACCCCAGAAGAGTTGGGTATTGAGCGC containing:
- a CDS encoding anthranilate synthase component II, encoding MAQVQAVQRVLMIDNYDSFTFNIVQYLGELGAEVVTYRNDELTLEQIDALAPTHLVISPGPCTPNEAGVSLAAIAHFAGKLPILGVCLGHQAIGQVYGGRVVRAPQVMHGKTSAVVHGGQGVFNGLENPLEVTRYHSLVVDKASLPECFEVTAWTADDDVTPGLIMGFRHRTLDVEGVQFHPESILTRQGHALLANFLTRG
- the trpD gene encoding anthranilate phosphoribosyltransferase: MQMRDAINAVMRREDLSFDAMHALMRQIMTGEASDAQIGGLLVGLAMKGESAEEISAAAQVMRELMKRVELHTDNVVDIVGTGGDGANLFNVSTAASFVAAAGGAHVAKHGNRSVSSSSGSADLFDIAGIYLDLKPEQVARCIEQVGVGFMFAPNHHPAMRYAIGPRREMGVRTLFNILGPLTNPAGAPNQVLGVYSLELVPLMAEVLRKLGSRHVLVVHSEDGLDEISLAAPTRVAELKDGNITEYTITPEELGIERQSLAALKATSAEDSLRLVKSALSGEGAAADMVALNAGAALYCAGVADNLNEGVLVAQDAQASKLPLEKLKELSHFTSVFKG